Below is a window of Penaeus monodon isolate SGIC_2016 chromosome 13, NSTDA_Pmon_1, whole genome shotgun sequence DNA.
GAATtgacaataattactaataactacTACtgtgactaataataatgataatttcattgataataattattattatcattaaaataaaaaactaacaacaataatagcaaccaCAGTGATAAAGATAGCAAGTGACCtgatcataacagtaaaaatagtaaGAATATTAATAGTTAACACTAATTCCCCCCGATCTTAATAATTCATCTAACTACATTATTCCAAGAAGCACAACTCTGAGCAAAATGAAGAAACTCTTTCACGTATTCACGAGACACCTTCCCTCGGAAATCAACGAACATAGAAGAAATCCCAAAACCCACATGCTTGTTATTGCCGTCTTCATCTTGCATCTCAAAGTACCGGTAGTTGAAGTGGATGGTTGGAACGTGGGGGTTGCGAGGGTGGATGACCGAGCTGATCCCCGCAGCGAAGAAGGTGAACTGCTTGTCATCCGGTAGCTCTTTCCCTCTGGAAGGAAGGGATGGCAAGGTAGTTTCCTCAGGCAATGCTTTcaggttatagaaaaaaaatggaagggaatcCCACAGGTGAATATTTGCCCTAATTGGATTAAATTCTTGTGCCTCTGGCTCTGCATTCTTAAACAAAAGCAAACTGATTCAATGTGTATCGGGAGTGATATACCAAAGTATGGCATTGTCAAATCAAAGTAGAAGATTTAACCAGATTAAATTACTTGGTTAATACTAATTTCAGACAGCCAACTTCCTTTCACTTTTAAAGTCTAATATACCATTACAGTGAAAAATGAACAATTAGCATCAACAGTAAGAttaatagtaaacaaaaaaaatctatcgtctcacaaaaacaaccccaagcACAAAAGAACACCGACAATAAAAGAACTTTTGTCCTCTTGAAGCAATAAAAAAACAGCTGAGCCCTACTGACCTCGCTCTCATGCTCGCCTGCAGTTGCTTGGACAGAGGAGCCGACATCACTGTTATGTTGACGCCTGCTTTCTCAAAGGTCTCGCCATCCTGTATGACACATGTTATTCCACCTCCTTCACTGGGGTTGTGTCGGCGCCAGCGATCAACTGTGAACTTGGTCCcactgctctcctctccctcaagtGCTCTGCAGAACTCTGACTGAAAATAATGCATCAAAAGAGTTTGTTTAGGTCTGTGCATGTGATGACATGATCAATTTTATACCATAGTAGAAATCCCTGGCTTATAAGTGAGGAACATTTGATAAAAGTTCTGTAAATGAGGAAATTAGAACATCTGAgttcaaaaatcataaaaaaaacatgcaaagtaCTTTTACTTGCAATTCATCTGAGCAATATAAGAATCTGCTAATATAATGAAtccatcattaaatatatatatgaaatgtaaatcACAAAAACATTGATATGACTGTATTTGACCTCGAAACTAAAatgatttaacatatataaactaatatatattccAGAATACGATTAAATTAACAATAAATTCCCCCCACCATTACATTACttacttataaatattataaaaacaataataacaagtaaatgaacaatcaaaacaaaataaaacataaaaatactccAATAAACACAGCACACTTAAGAAGCGACAAACCTTAGACCTCCTCCAGCGTCTCATTTCCATCTCGTGTCACTTTTTCACTTACCTGAATCCTCATGATAAGCAACTCCATTTTGGCTTTCGtgtcttccttattttcctccagGACGCTGAGCTCTGTTACTGGGGCGGCCATGAACTGCGAAGTATCGATGCTTGAGGCTTTCTGGGCGGCAGAGACATTTTGCGAGCAGGCAGCGTACAGCAGGACTCCGCCAGAAGCGCACAGGGTCGCCCCAAGATATCTACAATAGTGATTAAAAACAATATAGAACAATCAATCTACTGATGTCAATCATGAGGATTATAAAAATGACAACACTTGCAATAAAAAatttggtgatgatgaagatgaggatgaagatgaagatgaagatgaagatgaagatgaagatgaagatgaagatgaagatgaagatgaagatgaagatgaagatgaagatgaagatgatgatgaagatgaagatgatgaagataaacactgacactgacagttgtgatggtaatgacaatgataaaaaaaaaaaaaaaacaggacaccGTTCCCTACCCAGCAAACCTAGTTCCTCTCCGAGTCTTGACAGCGGCAATTGTGACCAGTGTCCGGGAAATACCTCTTGCCATGTGACTTGCCATGGTTTTCTGTGGCTGCTCTTACCTCCAGAAATTCTGAAAACAGACATTAATACTGCATCAGTAAATtcaaaaaatatgtatgataaaaacaattgccTGACCACAACCCACTGGCAtccattttattttacttctgaACCTTCTCAAAATAATCTAAAATCTTGCAACATGACAATGCCAAATAATTCTGAAAAAGTATCAATTCTGATGCAGTTTTCAATTCCAATTATGATTCTTTTTCAAAAATGCAGTTGGATTCTTATTTCTCTGTAAACTTTAGTATGGAATCATTAGTGATATAAGGAATAATGCAACACTTTGTAATTGTCATggctaatcttcttcttcttctttcttgttatagggttttagactgttgttgtctatatcccctggatcctctttattttcttggcTTCTTGTTtcctaaattatataaattaatttagttGTTTGTAGGAAAATGGTGTGTTTCAGTATGTAGTACTTTGTTGATCTGCACCTGTAGTCAGatgatttatatcaatatcttttatGTCCACTCCTCTTAAAGCATGCTTAAGTCTTGTTCTGTGTGAGTTGAATCTTGGGCAGTTATAATAACATATGTTCTATAGTTTCTTCTTGGTTCTTGCACCATCTGCAGAAAGGGTCACTTTCCATTTTCATTCTATGTGGGTGTTGTTTTAATCTTGTGGGTCTGGTTATTAGTCTTGTCATGCATGTATCTAGTTTTCTGTTCCTGGCTCTGGTCCATGGTAATATTCTATGTTACTTTTGTTTCTTACTACAGTTTCAGGTTTTCAAATCACATGGTACATGCATTTTGCATAATATCTCagctaaaaatacaaaataaacactCTTTTACCTTGTTTAGCTCCAGAGAACAAAAtataacattagaaaaaaaatcaataattgctTGATAAAGATTGTAACATCAATAATCTTAAATATcaactaaaaggaaaaaatatgaaatatcaatGAATCCTTTTAAGaatcataaatctatctatattccCAGGAATGAAAACTGCTAAATTTTTCGAATTCAGGATACTAATTAAAATTAACctattgccgacgggtggcatgtacgtacatgccatgacatgtcgggaccatctgccgggggcacgtacgcacatgccatagagtatgcatggacatgccatgattttttttttgttacaatcacagcaaaagattatttttttgccagtgaaagtgcgATTAAGTcagttctaacactttctcatttttaccatgcaacaaacaaaaaaaatgcaacaaaccgacaatttcaactccatgatgccacacactgcagcgaggccccggcctctatgaatgctacccgtcaattatgggttaatcaTCCCATGACTGCTAAAAATGCAATGTTCTGAACACATGCAAGCATTTATTCTCCATTAAAATCCTGATGCACTTGTATGACAGCAGGATTTCCAACATATATAAATCACTGCAACTAATGCAGTCTTTGGAAAATACAATTTCtgaatttatacattttattgctattatatatagtaaagaaaatttaacttaacccatttctgacgggtagtattcatagaggcccgggactcgctgccaggggcttatatcgtcgcccgatcaTGTGCAACCACtcataccagcatcccatgccgtttcttcgtaatactacgaagatatgttgtattttcagttttcattattttctaaagtctctacttgccatacttcctgataaatcaagactgaaggatacttttgttgttatatagttgatcatta
It encodes the following:
- the LOC119580380 gene encoding oxygen-dependent coproporphyrinogen-III oxidase-like, whose product is MASHMARGISRTLVTIAAVKTRRGTRFAGYLGATLCASGGVLLYAACSQNVSAAQKASSIDTSQFMAAPVTELSVLEENKEDTKAKMELLIMRIQSEFCRALEGEESSGTKFTVDRWRRHNPSEGGGITCVIQDGETFEKAGVNITVMSAPLSKQLQASMRARGKELPDDKQFTFFAAGISSVIHPRNPHVPTIHFNYRYFEMQDEDGNNKHWWFGGGTDLTPYFLEEEDVRHFHSVLKSSCDRHDPQYYPKYKKWCDDYFFIKYRGERRGVGGIFFDDLEAEKPENIFSFVQDCAESVVPSYLPLVKKHRQDPVSEAERRWQLLRRGRYVEFNLVYDRGTKFGFATPNARIESILMSLPLHARWEYMHSPEPDSREAKLTEVLKNPKDWV